The following proteins are encoded in a genomic region of Ailuropoda melanoleuca isolate Jingjing chromosome 10, ASM200744v2, whole genome shotgun sequence:
- the CRYM gene encoding ketimine reductase mu-crystallin, translating into MSRAPAFLSAAEVQGHLHSSSLLIPPLEAALANFSSGPDGGVMQPVRTVVPVAKHRGFLGVMPAYSAAEDALTTKLVTFYEGHSTASTVPSHQATVLLFEPSNGSLLAVMDGSVITAKRTAAVSAIATKFLKPPGSEVLCILGAGVQAYSHYEVFTEQFSFKEVRIWNRTKENAEKFADTVQGEVQVCSSVQEAVTGADVIITVTMATEPILFGEWVKPGAHINAIGASRPDWRELDDELMKQAVLYVDSQEAALKESGDVLLSGAEIFAELGEVVKGVKPAHCDKTTVFKSLGMAVEDMVAAKLVYDSWSSGK; encoded by the exons ATGAGCCGGGCTCCAGCGTTCTTGAGCGCAGCGGAGGTGCAGGGGCACCTCCACAGCTCCAGCCTCCTCATCCCGCCTCTGGAGGCGGCTCTGGCCAACTTCTCCAGCGGCCCCGACGGAGGGGTCATGCAGCCCGTGCGCACCGTGGTGCCGGTGGCCAAGCACAGGGG TTTCCTGGGGGTCATGCCCGCCTACAGTGCTGCAGAAGACGCCCTGACCACCAAGTTGGTCACCTTCTACGAGGGCCACAGCACCGCCTCCACGGTCCCCTCCCACCAGGCCACTGTGCTGCTCTTTGAGCCCAGCAATGGCTCCCTTCTGGCG GTCATGGATGGAAGTGTCATAACTGCAAAAAGAACGGCTGCAGTTTCTGCCATCGCCACCAAG TTTTTGAAGCCACCCGGCAGTGAAGTGCTGTGCATCCTTGGGGCTGGGGTCCAGGCCTACAGCCACTATGAGGTCTTCACAGAGCAGTTCTCCTTTAAGGAG GTGAGGATATGGAACCGCACCAAAGAAAATGCGGAGAAGTTCGCGGACACAGTTCAAGGAGAGGTACAGGTGTGTTCGTCGGTCCAGGAGGCTGTGACAGGCGCAGATGTGATCATCACAGTCACCATGGCAACAGAGCCCATTTTGTTTGGTGAATGGGTGAAGCCAGGGGCTCACATCAATG CCATTGGAGCCAGCAGACCCGACTGGAGAGAGCTGGACGACGAGCTGATGAAACAGGCTGTGCTTTATGTGGACTCCCAGGAGGCTGCCCTGAAGGAGTCTGGAGATGTCCTGTTGTCAGGG GCTGAGATCTTCGCTGAGCTGGGAGAAGTGGTGAAGGGAGTGAAGCCAGCACACTGTGACAAGACCACGGTGTTCAAGTCTTTGG GAATGGCAGTGGAAGACATGGTTGCAGCCAAACTCGTGTATGATTCCTGGTCATCTGGAAAATAG